Proteins encoded within one genomic window of Halanaerobiales bacterium:
- a CDS encoding purine-nucleoside phosphorylase, with the protein MLDKIKEAVKYIDNKIDIKPDIGLILGSGLGILAEDIKDKIEIEYKDIPHFPVSTVEGHAGKLIIGKLEDKEVIAMQGRFHYYEGYSMQEITMPVRVMKLLGIDKMIVTNAAGGINFNFDPGDFMIITDHLNLMGDNPLIGENYNQFGPRFPDMSEAYDKNLRNIAEKTAREESLTVRNGVYAGMSGPSFETPAEIRKLRKDGADAVGMSTVPEVIVANHMDIDVLGISCITNMAAGILPQPLNHEEVIEITEKVKPEFKKLVRTILKRIE; encoded by the coding sequence ATGTTAGATAAAATTAAGGAAGCTGTAAAATATATTGATAATAAAATAGATATAAAACCTGATATTGGCTTGATTTTAGGTTCAGGATTGGGAATATTAGCAGAAGATATAAAAGACAAAATTGAAATAGAATATAAAGATATACCACATTTTCCTGTTTCAACTGTAGAAGGTCATGCTGGAAAACTTATTATTGGTAAATTGGAAGATAAAGAAGTAATAGCTATGCAGGGAAGATTTCATTATTATGAAGGTTATAGTATGCAGGAAATTACTATGCCTGTTAGAGTAATGAAATTGTTAGGAATAGATAAAATGATTGTTACAAATGCAGCTGGAGGAATTAACTTTAATTTTGATCCAGGTGATTTTATGATAATTACCGATCATTTAAATTTAATGGGAGATAATCCATTGATTGGGGAAAATTATAATCAATTTGGTCCTCGTTTTCCAGATATGTCTGAAGCATATGATAAAAATTTAAGAAATATTGCAGAAAAAACTGCAAGGGAAGAATCCTTAACAGTGAGAAATGGAGTTTATGCTGGAATGTCAGGTCCCAGTTTTGAAACACCTGCTGAAATTAGGAAACTGAGGAAAGATGGTGCAGATGCTGTAGGTATGTCTACAGTACCGGAAGTAATAGTAGCCAATCATATGGATATTGATGTATTAGGAATATCCTGTATAACCAATATGGCTGCTGGTATTCTTCCTCAACCATTAAATCACGAAGAAGTAATAGAAATAACTGAAAAAGTAAAACCTGAATTTAAAAAATTAGTAAGAACAATTTTAAAAAGAATTGAATAA
- a CDS encoding phosphopentomutase, protein MKNINRAIIIVLDSVGIGELPDAKDYGDVGADTLGNMARELGGLNLPNLEKLGLGKIKNIKGLNSNIKAKGSYGKMAEASVGKDTTTGHWELAGLISEKPFPTYPDGFPDEVINEFEEEIGREILGNKPASGTVIIEELIDEHLETANPIVYTSADSVFQIAAHEEVIPVDELYEMCQKAREILTGEHGVGRVIARPFVGEPGNLERTERRKDFSLKPTKNTLLDNIKKAGKKVQSVGKIDDIFANRGITASNHTIANMDSIDAILDFAKKDDQGLIFANLVEYDMIYGHRRDVKGYAQALEEFDKRLPEILDSLNDDDVLFITADHGCDPTYEGTDHTREYVPLLVYGNNIKEDNDINIRDSYADLAATIAELLSIEKTADGESFRNLIIKED, encoded by the coding sequence TTGAAGAATATAAATAGAGCTATAATAATTGTTCTTGACAGTGTTGGAATTGGAGAGCTTCCTGATGCTAAAGATTATGGAGATGTTGGAGCTGATACATTAGGAAATATGGCTAGAGAACTTGGTGGTTTAAATTTGCCTAATTTAGAAAAATTAGGATTGGGTAAAATAAAAAATATTAAAGGTCTGAATTCAAATATAAAAGCTAAGGGTTCTTATGGGAAAATGGCTGAAGCTTCGGTTGGAAAAGATACTACAACAGGACATTGGGAATTAGCAGGTTTGATTTCTGAAAAACCTTTTCCAACTTATCCTGATGGATTTCCTGATGAGGTGATTAATGAATTCGAGGAAGAGATTGGCAGAGAAATATTAGGAAATAAACCTGCTTCAGGTACTGTGATTATTGAAGAACTAATAGACGAGCATTTGGAAACTGCTAATCCAATTGTCTATACTTCTGCAGATAGTGTTTTTCAAATTGCTGCTCATGAAGAGGTTATACCTGTAGATGAACTTTATGAAATGTGTCAAAAAGCAAGAGAGATTTTAACTGGAGAACATGGAGTTGGAAGAGTTATTGCCCGTCCATTTGTAGGAGAACCGGGAAATCTTGAACGTACAGAAAGGCGTAAAGATTTTTCTTTAAAGCCTACTAAAAATACACTTTTAGATAATATCAAAAAAGCGGGAAAGAAAGTTCAATCAGTAGGAAAAATTGATGATATTTTTGCAAATAGAGGAATAACTGCTTCTAATCATACAATAGCTAATATGGATAGTATTGATGCCATTTTAGATTTTGCAAAAAAAGATGATCAAGGATTAATTTTTGCAAATTTAGTAGAATATGATATGATTTATGGACACAGAAGAGATGTTAAGGGTTATGCCCAGGCTTTAGAAGAGTTTGATAAAAGATTACCAGAAATATTAGATAGTTTAAATGATGATGATGTTTTATTTATAACAGCAGATCATGGATGTGATCCAACTTATGAAGGAACAGATCATACGAGGGAATATGTACCTTTATTAGTATATGGAAATAATATAAAAGAAGATAATGATATTAATATAAGAGATAGTTATGCAGATTTAGCTGCAACTATTGCTGAATTACTTTCTATAGAAAAAACTGCTGATGGTGAAAGTTTTAGAAATTTAATTATCAAGGAGGATTAA
- a CDS encoding DUF4097 family beta strand repeat-containing protein, which produces MEMVKKMLKEGKITKEEADELIAALEESYGIDQQKTEDKKKEYKKNNFEDDKSEKKSFAENITENIKNNIDGEEISKNIKKGIEDSLDSSSNIVDEIKNMFGSFFGTGFEFIENYKSNFNTDSPIIDIDNTNGKIKLSCWDKNEYSLNIKFNISAESKEEAEKIKKKIFNLKSSDDSLQIIIEDIKDHRINTDIFLTLPTDYVYQGNVENINGKVRVEELNFSSFRLKTKNGKIDLAKTKINEGKVKSTNGKIFFDGWAKKLNLSTVNGMITVNLREKENSKIEINTTNGTQNISFPENAEYFIDTSIKIGSISINLADMNFIKEKEGLVKKHYILKSSKWNENGINLISKSTNGSINID; this is translated from the coding sequence ATGGAAATGGTTAAAAAGATGTTAAAAGAAGGAAAAATCACTAAAGAAGAAGCTGATGAATTAATTGCTGCTCTTGAGGAATCTTATGGTATAGACCAGCAAAAGACTGAAGATAAAAAAAAAGAATATAAAAAAAATAATTTTGAAGATGATAAATCAGAAAAGAAAAGTTTTGCAGAAAATATAACTGAAAACATAAAAAATAATATTGATGGAGAAGAAATAAGTAAAAATATTAAAAAAGGAATTGAAGATTCACTTGATAGTAGTAGTAATATTGTTGATGAAATAAAGAATATGTTTGGTAGTTTTTTTGGTACAGGATTTGAATTTATAGAAAATTATAAATCTAATTTTAATACTGACAGTCCAATAATTGATATTGATAATACAAATGGAAAAATAAAACTAAGTTGTTGGGATAAAAATGAATATAGTTTAAATATTAAATTTAATATATCTGCTGAAAGTAAAGAAGAAGCAGAAAAAATAAAGAAGAAAATATTTAATTTAAAAAGCTCAGATGATAGTTTGCAAATAATAATAGAGGATATTAAAGACCACCGGATTAATACAGATATATTTTTAACTTTACCTACTGATTATGTTTATCAGGGTAATGTTGAAAATATAAATGGAAAAGTTAGAGTTGAAGAATTGAATTTTAGTAGTTTTCGTTTAAAAACTAAAAATGGTAAAATTGATTTAGCTAAAACTAAAATTAATGAAGGAAAAGTAAAAAGTACAAATGGTAAGATATTTTTTGATGGGTGGGCAAAAAAGTTAAATTTATCAACAGTTAATGGGATGATAACAGTAAATTTAAGGGAAAAAGAAAATTCGAAAATTGAGATTAATACGACTAATGGTACTCAGAATATAAGTTTTCCTGAAAATGCAGAATATTTTATTGATACCAGTATTAAAATTGGTTCAATATCCATTAACTTAGCTGATATGAATTTTATTAAAGAAAAAGAGGGACTTGTAAAGAAACATTATATTTTAAAATCGAGTAAATGGAATGAAAATGGTATAAATTTAATTTCTAAATCAACTAATGGAAGTATAAATATTGATTAA
- a CDS encoding DUF2089 domain-containing protein, with amino-acid sequence MAHDLIGKCPVCNENLQITKLKCPHCRTEISGNFQLDKFLRLDKEQLEFVEVFIKSRGNIKEVEREMGISYPTVRNKLDDVIGALGYNAEESPDDVTAEKRKEILDSLEKGEIDSKEAVELLQKI; translated from the coding sequence ATGGCTCATGATCTTATTGGTAAATGTCCGGTGTGTAATGAAAATTTACAAATTACAAAATTAAAATGTCCTCATTGTAGGACAGAAATTAGTGGAAACTTTCAGTTAGATAAATTTTTACGATTGGATAAAGAACAATTAGAATTTGTAGAAGTTTTTATTAAATCAAGAGGTAATATTAAAGAAGTTGAGAGAGAAATGGGTATTTCCTATCCAACAGTTCGTAATAAGCTTGATGATGTTATAGGAGCTTTGGGTTATAATGCAGAAGAGAGTCCAGATGATGTAACTGCAGAAAAAAGAAAAGAAATCTTAGATTCTTTAGAAAAGGGTGAAATAGATTCTAAAGAGGCAGTTGAATTACTTCAGAAAATTTAA
- a CDS encoding endonuclease Q family protein, which produces MKLNKYFADLHIHIGRASSGQAVKITASDKLNFSNIAKESLERKGIDVVGIIDSASPDVIKDIEFMLNKNIMKELDEGGLLYKDELLIIPGAEIESREENGGQVHYLAYFPYLKNLKEFSEIMSQYITNINLSSQSTGLTGKEIFKITKVCSGILIPAHAFTPHKSFYGNAFSTYKEVFNEKQWNEIPAIELGLSADTKLADYLPELRNKSFLSNSDAHSIPKIAREYNIFKIKDLNFKEIKLALKRKKGRKTTKNFGMDPRLGKYHRSYCPECETIFSSDKTVDKCPVCESDKLITGVKDRVLDIIKEQESKSPSYRAEYIYQVPLLNLPGIGKKTLKKLLNEFGTEMEIIHNSKYENLKSIVGPKIADLILKARKGNLSIESGGGGNYGKVSE; this is translated from the coding sequence CTCTGGTCAGGCTGTCAAGATAACTGCTTCTGATAAATTAAATTTTTCTAATATAGCTAAAGAATCTTTAGAAAGAAAGGGGATAGATGTAGTAGGGATAATAGATTCTGCTTCACCTGATGTTATAAAAGATATTGAGTTTATGTTAAATAAAAATATTATGAAAGAATTAGATGAAGGGGGATTATTATATAAAGATGAATTGCTAATTATCCCTGGTGCTGAAATAGAAAGTAGAGAAGAGAATGGAGGTCAGGTCCATTATCTTGCATATTTTCCTTATTTAAAAAATCTTAAAGAATTTAGTGAAATCATGAGTCAGTATATTACTAATATTAATTTGAGTTCTCAATCTACAGGTTTAACAGGAAAAGAAATATTTAAAATTACAAAAGTTTGTTCTGGAATTTTGATACCAGCTCATGCCTTTACTCCTCATAAAAGTTTTTATGGAAATGCTTTTTCAACTTATAAAGAAGTTTTTAATGAAAAACAGTGGAATGAAATTCCTGCTATTGAGTTGGGTTTAAGTGCTGACACAAAATTGGCTGATTATTTACCAGAATTGAGAAATAAAAGTTTTTTAAGCAACTCTGATGCTCATTCTATTCCCAAGATTGCCAGAGAATATAATATATTTAAAATTAAAGATTTGAATTTTAAGGAAATTAAACTTGCCTTAAAAAGAAAAAAAGGAAGAAAAACTACTAAAAATTTTGGGATGGATCCCCGTTTAGGTAAATACCATCGTTCATATTGTCCTGAATGTGAGACAATATTTTCTTCAGACAAAACAGTTGATAAATGTCCGGTTTGTGAAAGTGATAAGTTAATTACAGGTGTAAAAGATCGGGTATTAGATATAATTAAGGAACAGGAATCTAAATCACCTTCATACCGAGCTGAATATATATATCAGGTTCCTTTATTAAATTTACCTGGGATAGGTAAAAAAACTTTAAAAAAATTGCTAAATGAATTTGGAACTGAGATGGAAATTATTCATAATAGTAAATATGAAAATCTCAAATCAATTGTTGGCCCTAAAATTGCAGATTTAATACTTAAAGCAAGAAAAGGTAATTTATCTATTGAATCTGGTGGTGGAGGTAATTATGGTAAGGTTTCTGAATAG